In Geminocystis sp. NIES-3709, a single genomic region encodes these proteins:
- a CDS encoding response regulator transcription factor, producing the protein MIYISIIEGNPHLRSLLGWHLQQVGYITHQYGTIQQARNSLVNQIPTLVILDSDLPDGDGIDFCQWLYQSHQTLILMLSAKINEKDVVKGLKAGADDYLKKPFGMQEFLARVESLLRRFRVNNAPLILDFGDLKIDLVQRRVEFRQELIDLTPQEFSLLYVLSQAQGSPLSRSELLRRAWPEAIENQRTIDTHVLSLRKKIELDPRQPNLIQTVRNVGYRFNLELLQQKSIECDNNFTQKNNFSQNGDHNGQYLSNNRIIKEKINAF; encoded by the coding sequence GTGATTTATATTTCTATCATCGAAGGTAATCCCCATTTACGATCGCTGTTAGGTTGGCATTTACAACAGGTGGGATATATTACCCATCAGTACGGTACTATTCAACAAGCTAGAAATAGTTTAGTGAATCAAATCCCGACTCTAGTAATATTAGACTCAGACTTACCTGACGGTGACGGTATCGATTTTTGTCAATGGTTATATCAATCTCATCAGACATTAATTTTAATGTTGTCAGCAAAAATAAACGAGAAAGATGTGGTAAAGGGATTAAAAGCTGGAGCCGATGATTACTTAAAAAAACCCTTTGGAATGCAAGAATTTTTGGCAAGAGTTGAATCTTTATTGAGACGTTTTCGAGTGAATAATGCCCCTTTAATTTTGGATTTTGGAGATTTAAAAATAGATTTAGTTCAAAGGCGGGTAGAATTTCGACAGGAATTGATCGATCTCACCCCTCAAGAGTTTAGTTTATTATATGTCTTAAGTCAGGCTCAAGGTTCTCCGTTAAGTCGTTCTGAATTATTGCGTAGAGCATGGCCTGAAGCGATCGAAAATCAAAGAACGATCGATACCCATGTGCTATCATTAAGAAAAAAAATTGAACTTGATCCCCGTCAACCGAATCTAATCCAAACAGTGCGTAATGTCGGTTATCGTTTTAACTTAGAACTTTTACAACAAAAAAGTATTGAGTGTGATAATAATTTTACTCAGAAAAATAATTTTTCCCAAAACGGCGATCACAATGGACAATATTTATCTAATAATAGAATAATCAAAGAAAAAATCAATGCATTTTAG
- a CDS encoding PstS family phosphate ABC transporter substrate-binding protein: protein MNKISKLWLSFPLIILLTGLQSCTQNNSEAVTKVPETTDLTGNITIDGSSTVFPITQAMAEDFQDANNGVKIAIGVSGTGGGFKKFCAGETDISNASRPIKKEEIEKCAQGGIEYVELPVAFDALSVVVNPENDWAVCLTKEELQKIWQPSAQGSIANWKQIRSTFPDQPINLYGPGTDSGTFDYFTEAINDKSGESRGDYTASEDDNLIVQGVGGDKGALGYFGLSYLEENLTKVKPVAIDDGDPSNGEGCIEPSIATVETGTYQPLARPIFIYIKKSSLERPEIKSFIEFYLSKDQKSIVDEIGYIHLSDSVYDKVLARLLAQKTGTVFSNNSTIGVKLDDVLQN, encoded by the coding sequence ATGAATAAAATCAGTAAATTATGGTTATCTTTTCCTTTAATAATTTTACTGACGGGGTTACAATCTTGCACTCAAAATAATTCAGAAGCCGTAACAAAAGTTCCTGAAACCACAGATTTAACAGGAAATATTACTATTGATGGTTCATCCACAGTATTTCCCATTACTCAGGCTATGGCTGAGGATTTTCAGGACGCTAATAATGGAGTTAAAATTGCCATCGGTGTGTCAGGTACTGGAGGTGGATTTAAGAAATTTTGTGCTGGAGAAACGGACATTTCCAACGCTTCTCGTCCTATTAAAAAGGAAGAAATCGAAAAATGTGCACAGGGAGGAATTGAATATGTAGAGTTACCTGTTGCTTTTGATGCTTTATCTGTGGTAGTAAATCCAGAAAATGATTGGGCAGTCTGTTTGACAAAAGAGGAGTTACAAAAAATTTGGCAACCTTCTGCTCAAGGTTCGATCGCCAATTGGAAACAAATTCGATCGACTTTTCCAGATCAACCTATTAACCTTTATGGGCCTGGTACTGATTCTGGTACTTTTGACTACTTTACGGAAGCAATCAACGATAAAAGTGGCGAAAGTAGGGGAGATTATACTGCCAGTGAAGATGATAATTTGATTGTACAGGGAGTTGGTGGGGATAAAGGTGCATTAGGTTACTTTGGTCTTTCTTACCTCGAAGAAAATTTAACTAAAGTGAAACCTGTTGCTATTGATGATGGAGATCCTAGTAATGGCGAGGGTTGTATCGAACCAAGTATTGCAACGGTAGAAACTGGTACATATCAACCTCTAGCTCGTCCTATCTTTATCTATATAAAAAAATCATCTTTAGAACGTCCAGAAATTAAGAGTTTTATAGAATTTTACCTCAGTAAAGATCAAAAATCGATCGTTGATGAGATTGGGTATATTCACTTATCAGACTCTGTGTATGATAAAGTATTAGCTCGTCTTTTAGCACAAAAAACTGGAACTGTATTTTCTAATAATTCAACTATTGGTGTTAAATTAGATGATGTTTTACAAAATTAG
- the pstC gene encoding phosphate ABC transporter permease subunit PstC: MYKLSSFNLTHRRKSWQEVCFTILGFIPIIITFGIFSIFVTQTWGFFQEVSIFDFFTSKEWTPNFSDAQFGIIVLLSGTFLVTIIALIVAIPLGILAGIYLAEYSPNKWRKIFKISLESLNGIPGVVYGYFALLLLTPFLQSHFFPSLGGFNALSAGVCIGILIIPIIASLTEDALLSLSSELRNSGYALALTKQEVIRLILLPAISPKILSAITLATSVAVGETMIVAIASGQKPNLTLNPFEPIETITSFIIRVSLGTVEFDSLMFKTIFTVGFILFLATFLLNTFSYWLQNKESKSNNNHSKIQKEILLSNNNKLSEKSYYLSSSKRENIKLNNHLPLNRVLPDKILQFFGFFASTVGVIFLVILLWDLGETGLNRLNWTFITSFSSRRVEESGILAGLVGSVWLFVLSLMMVIPLGVGSAIYLEEYRKNNALNGFLEVSIANLAAIPSIIYGLLGLEIFVRLLKPITGGYSILSGALVLTLMTLPTLIITCRTALKSTGKTLRNGGYAVGMTKEQVLQQLIIPSALPSIITGVLIAQVRALAETAALIGVGAKASVRFLPPLSWEGLTSSYTTLPVQIFYWLQNPKAEVQSLAAAAIIVLVVMLLILNLISLSIREFFSKSYS; encoded by the coding sequence ATGTATAAATTATCATCTTTTAATTTAACTCATCGTCGTAAATCATGGCAAGAAGTTTGCTTTACAATTTTAGGGTTTATTCCGATTATCATTACCTTCGGTATTTTTAGTATTTTTGTAACTCAAACTTGGGGATTTTTTCAAGAAGTTTCTATTTTTGATTTTTTCACAAGTAAAGAATGGACTCCTAATTTTAGTGATGCTCAATTTGGGATTATTGTTTTATTATCTGGAACTTTTTTAGTAACTATAATTGCCTTAATTGTGGCGATTCCTTTAGGAATTTTAGCAGGTATTTATTTAGCGGAATATTCTCCCAATAAATGGAGAAAAATTTTTAAAATATCTTTGGAATCTTTAAATGGTATTCCGGGGGTAGTTTATGGCTATTTTGCTCTTTTATTATTAACTCCTTTTTTGCAAAGTCATTTTTTTCCTTCTCTTGGGGGTTTTAATGCTTTAAGTGCAGGTGTATGTATCGGAATTTTGATTATTCCCATTATTGCTTCTCTTACGGAAGATGCCTTACTTTCTCTCTCCTCAGAATTACGCAACTCTGGTTATGCCTTGGCGTTGACGAAACAAGAGGTTATTCGTTTAATTCTTTTACCTGCTATCTCACCAAAAATTTTATCGGCTATCACCCTCGCTACTTCTGTAGCCGTAGGAGAAACAATGATTGTGGCGATCGCATCAGGACAAAAACCAAATTTAACTTTAAATCCTTTTGAACCGATCGAAACCATAACATCCTTTATTATTAGGGTAAGTTTAGGAACAGTGGAATTTGATTCTCTTATGTTCAAAACAATTTTTACCGTGGGATTTATCCTATTTCTAGCTACATTTCTTCTCAATACTTTTAGTTACTGGTTACAAAACAAAGAATCAAAATCAAATAATAATCACAGTAAAATCCAAAAAGAAATACTATTATCTAATAATAATAAGTTATCAGAAAAAAGTTACTATTTATCATCATCAAAAAGAGAAAATATTAAACTTAATAATCATCTTCCCCTAAATAGAGTTTTACCAGATAAAATATTACAATTTTTTGGATTTTTTGCTTCTACCGTTGGAGTTATATTTTTAGTTATTTTACTATGGGATTTAGGAGAAACAGGCTTAAATCGTCTTAATTGGACATTTATAACCAGTTTTTCTTCTCGTAGAGTGGAAGAATCAGGTATTTTAGCAGGGTTAGTGGGAAGTGTCTGGCTATTTGTACTTAGCTTAATGATGGTGATTCCTTTAGGGGTAGGAAGTGCTATTTATTTGGAAGAATATCGCAAAAATAACGCCTTAAATGGATTTTTAGAAGTTAGTATTGCCAATTTAGCCGCTATTCCTTCCATTATTTACGGCTTACTCGGCTTAGAGATTTTTGTACGTCTTCTTAAACCAATAACAGGGGGTTATAGTATTCTTTCTGGTGCGTTAGTTTTAACCTTAATGACTTTGCCTACTCTGATTATTACCTGTCGTACTGCTTTAAAAAGTACAGGGAAAACCCTGCGCAATGGAGGTTATGCTGTAGGGATGACCAAAGAACAAGTATTACAACAATTAATTATTCCTTCTGCATTACCAAGTATTATAACTGGGGTATTAATTGCTCAAGTTCGTGCTTTAGCAGAAACTGCCGCTTTAATTGGAGTTGGTGCCAAGGCTTCCGTAAGGTTTTTACCCCCCTTATCATGGGAAGGCTTAACCAGTAGTTATACCACTTTACCAGTACAAATATTCTATTGGTTACAAAATCCAAAGGCGGAAGTTCAATCTTTAGCCGCCGCCGCCATTATTGTTTTGGTGGTGATGTTATTAATTCTCAATTTAATTTCATTATCAATTAGGGAATTTTTCTCTAAATCTTATAGTTAA
- a CDS encoding IS630 family transposase has product MPSKNFLSEEERKYLQDALKIEKRSEVRERILIFLLENDGKNYQEIAVFLGCSPKTVAYWAVHGNPNNVDSLQDKRRKGNQTKATDKYIERLLEVVDKNPEDFGYDFGRWTGQRLSEHLEKETGIKLSKSQVVRILKRKKYSYIWGKYSLEDKQNQEQRKAFKEKLEHYIEIGKENPELVQVWFWDECGFILRVIRRKTWTKKGKRKKVKGERRRGRVNIMGGIRYSDKKRRCFVIKKGDSETFCEQLKKLWEEIKNEWVSKGNDEKDFKECGPKIIIILDNASFHKKKEIVEKIEKNLPNIRLEYLPVYSPDYNLIELVWNSAKEYIAYRNFENKEQLEKTVNYLLNEGGLVINWSKKFKNKGELINVS; this is encoded by the coding sequence ATGCCTTCTAAAAATTTTTTGTCAGAGGAAGAAAGAAAGTATCTACAAGATGCTTTAAAAATAGAAAAGAGATCGGAAGTCAGGGAAAGAATTTTAATATTTTTATTAGAGAATGATGGTAAAAATTATCAAGAAATAGCAGTTTTTTTGGGTTGTTCCCCCAAAACGGTGGCTTACTGGGCAGTTCATGGTAATCCTAATAATGTAGATTCATTGCAAGATAAAAGAAGAAAAGGAAACCAAACAAAAGCAACGGATAAATATATTGAAAGATTATTAGAAGTAGTTGATAAAAATCCTGAAGATTTTGGATATGATTTTGGTCGATGGACGGGGCAAAGATTATCAGAACATTTGGAAAAAGAAACAGGAATTAAATTAAGCAAATCACAAGTAGTGAGGATATTAAAAAGAAAAAAGTATAGTTATATTTGGGGAAAATATAGTTTAGAAGACAAACAAAATCAAGAACAAAGAAAAGCATTTAAAGAAAAATTAGAACATTACATAGAAATAGGTAAAGAGAATCCTGAGTTAGTTCAAGTATGGTTTTGGGATGAGTGTGGTTTTATTTTAAGGGTGATAAGAAGAAAAACATGGACGAAAAAAGGAAAAAGAAAAAAGGTGAAGGGAGAAAGAAGAAGAGGAAGAGTAAATATCATGGGAGGAATAAGATATTCGGATAAAAAAAGAAGATGTTTTGTAATAAAAAAAGGTGATTCAGAAACGTTTTGTGAACAATTAAAAAAGTTATGGGAAGAAATAAAAAATGAATGGGTAAGTAAGGGAAATGATGAAAAAGATTTTAAAGAATGTGGTCCGAAAATAATCATAATATTAGACAACGCAAGTTTCCATAAAAAAAAGGAAATAGTAGAAAAAATAGAAAAAAATCTACCGAATATAAGACTAGAATATTTACCGGTATATAGTCCAGATTATAACTTAATAGAATTAGTGTGGAATTCGGCAAAGGAATATATAGCTTATAGAAACTTTGAAAATAAAGAACAGCTAGAAAAAACAGTAAATTACTTATTAAATGAAGGAGGTTTAGTAATTAATTGGAGTAAAAAATTTAAGAATAAGGGTGAATTAATCAATGTAAGTTAA
- a CDS encoding GNAT family N-acetyltransferase produces the protein MIEQLFGKKTDYPYTIRWHEKIAEIPQSAWDFMALPLATPFLEWEWLHNLETSGSVKPRTGWQPCHLTVWRENNLIAAAPLYIKGHSYGEFVFDHQWADLAYRLGIEYYPKLLGMTPFTPAVGYRFLIAEGEDELKITEMMVNTIDHFCIKNKLSGCNFLFVDPQWQPIIAQFGFTAWMHHSYIWCDRDFSNFDDYLKIFNSDQRKNIKRERKAVDKAGLVIKNLVGDEINHYLYPYIYKFYSNTCDKFYWGSKYLNKQFFDQLYPNYSHRLMLVVAYRENDDHIPVGMSFCIRKAENLYGRYWGSLAEYDCLHFEACYYKPIEWGISEGIKMYDPGAGGSHKRRRGFPATPNHSMHRFYNRRMSSILKHYIDEINFGTGEEIKAINDDLPFTKKEIKLDL, from the coding sequence ATGATTGAGCAACTTTTTGGCAAAAAAACTGATTATCCTTATACCATCCGTTGGCATGAAAAAATCGCAGAAATTCCTCAATCTGCATGGGATTTTATGGCTTTACCTCTTGCAACTCCCTTTTTAGAGTGGGAATGGTTACACAATCTCGAAACTTCTGGTAGTGTTAAGCCTCGTACTGGTTGGCAACCTTGTCATTTAACTGTCTGGCGTGAAAATAATTTAATTGCCGCCGCACCACTGTATATTAAAGGTCATAGTTATGGTGAGTTTGTATTTGATCATCAATGGGCAGATTTAGCTTATCGTTTAGGTATTGAATATTATCCCAAACTTTTGGGTATGACTCCCTTTACTCCTGCTGTGGGTTATCGTTTCTTAATTGCCGAAGGAGAAGACGAGTTGAAAATTACTGAAATGATGGTTAATACGATCGATCATTTTTGCATAAAAAATAAACTATCTGGTTGTAATTTTCTTTTTGTTGATCCTCAATGGCAACCTATTATTGCTCAATTTGGCTTTACTGCTTGGATGCACCACAGCTATATTTGGTGCGATCGAGATTTTAGTAATTTTGATGATTATTTAAAAATATTTAACTCAGATCAAAGAAAGAATATTAAACGAGAAAGAAAGGCAGTTGATAAGGCTGGATTAGTAATAAAAAATCTAGTAGGAGATGAGATTAATCATTATTTATACCCTTATATTTACAAATTTTATAGTAATACTTGTGATAAATTTTATTGGGGTAGTAAGTACTTAAATAAACAATTTTTTGACCAACTTTATCCTAATTATAGTCATAGATTAATGCTAGTAGTTGCTTATCGAGAAAATGACGATCATATTCCTGTGGGAATGTCTTTTTGTATCAGAAAAGCAGAAAATTTATATGGTAGATATTGGGGTAGTTTAGCTGAATATGACTGTCTGCATTTCGAGGCTTGTTACTATAAACCGATCGAATGGGGAATCTCTGAAGGTATTAAAATGTATGATCCTGGAGCAGGTGGTTCTCACAAAAGGAGGCGAGGTTTTCCGGCAACTCCTAATCATAGTATGCACCGTTTTTACAATCGTAGAATGAGCAGTATTTTAAAACATTATATTGATGAAATTAATTTTGGCACAGGAGAAGAAATTAAGGCAATTAATGATGATTTACCCTTTACAAAAAAAGAAATAAAATTAGATTTATAA
- the remA gene encoding extracellular matrix/biofilm regulator RemA, with amino-acid sequence MDTKLINIGFGNIVAANRVIAIVSPESAPIKRLIGDAKDKGQLIDATYGRRTRAVIITDSSHIVLSAIQPETVANRFITNIDKS; translated from the coding sequence ATGGATACTAAATTAATTAACATCGGTTTTGGTAATATTGTGGCGGCTAATCGAGTTATCGCTATTGTCAGTCCAGAATCTGCTCCTATTAAACGTTTAATAGGGGATGCTAAAGATAAAGGACAGTTAATTGATGCAACTTACGGTAGAAGAACTAGAGCTGTAATTATAACTGATTCCAGTCATATTGTATTGTCAGCTATTCAACCAGAAACTGTCGCTAATCGTTTCATTACTAATATTGATAAATCATAG
- a CDS encoding DUF1517 domain-containing protein — protein sequence MSIGDRFNQFVGKTRYVVSRIFIHLQGNQIAPLLGVLNQNARMAVDADGDMEVMGECLVNTCEGILQYRTYWQSASNEGDVFWDEADAGDFVTDLFTDSAQRYLSQPDLEEVEENAPLSLPVTDNIIVMITVAFEGEVPEIETDLADMEALTDGLKALINLNYKNKYRAIALHFSPARLGEKLTSDQILINFPELIPL from the coding sequence ATGAGTATAGGCGATCGTTTTAATCAATTTGTGGGTAAAACTAGATATGTAGTTTCGAGAATTTTTATCCATTTACAGGGTAATCAAATCGCACCCCTATTAGGAGTATTAAACCAAAATGCCAGAATGGCGGTGGATGCCGATGGTGATATGGAAGTAATGGGAGAATGCCTAGTCAATACTTGTGAAGGAATATTACAGTATCGAACCTATTGGCAAAGTGCCTCTAATGAAGGGGATGTATTTTGGGATGAAGCTGATGCTGGAGATTTTGTTACAGATTTATTTACCGACTCCGCACAACGGTATCTTAGTCAACCAGATTTAGAAGAAGTAGAGGAAAACGCACCTTTATCCTTACCCGTTACAGATAATATAATTGTTATGATCACAGTAGCCTTTGAAGGTGAAGTTCCGGAAATTGAAACCGATTTAGCTGATATGGAAGCCTTAACTGATGGACTGAAAGCTCTTATTAATCTTAACTACAAGAATAAATACAGAGCGATCGCCCTTCATTTTTCCCCTGCTAGATTAGGAGAAAAACTTACATCTGATCAAATACTAATCAATTTTCCTGAATTAATTCCGCTATAA
- the gmk gene encoding guanylate kinase, protein MTQKGKLVVITGPSGVGKGTIVKALRAKYPDFFLSISATTRYPRQGEVDGKDYYFLSRVQFQEMITNDKLLEWAEYTENYYGTPRQPVLKEINKGKVVILEIEVLGAKQVKKSFPSATTIFILPPSIEILEQRLRGRGTDSEEVIIKRLTKAKEELAVTDQFDYQVINDTLETTIDYVESIIKVE, encoded by the coding sequence ATGACTCAAAAGGGAAAGTTAGTTGTTATTACAGGGCCAAGTGGTGTAGGCAAAGGTACAATAGTTAAGGCTTTACGAGCAAAATATCCTGACTTTTTTCTATCTATTTCTGCAACAACTCGTTATCCTCGTCAGGGAGAAGTTGATGGAAAAGATTATTATTTTTTGTCTCGTGTTCAGTTTCAAGAAATGATTACTAACGATAAATTATTGGAATGGGCAGAATATACAGAAAATTATTATGGGACTCCTCGACAACCCGTATTAAAAGAAATCAACAAAGGTAAAGTTGTTATTCTGGAAATTGAAGTATTAGGTGCAAAACAAGTTAAGAAAAGTTTCCCCTCAGCCACCACAATATTTATTTTACCCCCTTCGATCGAGATTTTAGAACAACGGTTAAGAGGTAGAGGTACAGATTCTGAGGAAGTTATTATTAAACGTTTAACCAAAGCCAAAGAAGAATTAGCCGTTACAGATCAATTCGATTATCAAGTTATTAATGATACCTTAGAAACTACGATCGATTATGTAGAAAGTATTATTAAGGTTGAGTAA
- a CDS encoding phosphate ABC transporter ATP-binding protein → MTNDNIIKVENLAVFYQETSIIAGVFLDIKPQQITGIMGRSGCGKSTLLRCFNRLNDFIDGMKIKGNILFKDQNIYDPDVNLVQLRRIVGMLFQQPAPFPTSIYKNISMALKANGYKKNIDDLVEDSLMKVGLWDEVKNHLHKNAMILSGGQKQRLCLARAIAIQPEIILLDEPCSALDPISTLEIENLLYHLKKDYTIIMTTHDLKQIARVCDEVIYMDIRENDRGEKTGFIVEQNSVEKIFLNPENQETLAYTSGGIMMR, encoded by the coding sequence ATGACTAATGACAACATTATTAAAGTAGAAAATTTAGCTGTTTTTTATCAAGAAACTTCTATTATTGCTGGAGTATTTTTAGATATAAAACCTCAACAAATTACTGGTATTATGGGTCGATCGGGTTGTGGAAAAAGTACACTTTTAAGATGTTTTAACCGTCTTAATGACTTTATTGATGGCATGAAAATTAAGGGAAATATCTTGTTCAAAGATCAAAATATTTATGATCCTGATGTTAATTTAGTACAGTTACGTCGAATTGTTGGAATGCTATTTCAACAACCTGCACCTTTTCCTACTTCTATTTACAAAAATATTTCTATGGCTTTAAAAGCTAACGGTTATAAGAAAAATATTGATGATTTAGTCGAAGATTCTTTAATGAAGGTGGGGTTATGGGATGAGGTAAAAAATCATCTTCATAAAAACGCTATGATTCTTTCTGGTGGGCAAAAACAACGTCTTTGTTTAGCAAGAGCGATCGCAATTCAACCAGAGATTATACTACTAGATGAGCCTTGCTCTGCTTTAGATCCCATTTCTACTCTGGAGATTGAAAACTTGTTATATCACCTTAAAAAAGATTATACCATCATTATGACTACTCACGATCTCAAACAAATTGCAAGGGTTTGTGATGAAGTAATTTACATGGATATAAGAGAAAACGATCGAGGAGAAAAAACAGGGTTTATAGTAGAACAAAATAGTGTTGAAAAGATCTTTCTTAATCCTGAAAATCAAGAAACCTTAGCTTATACTTCTGGGGGAATAATGATGAGATAG